The sequence TGTGGATCAGCTCAATTCCCGGTTTGAAGAGAACGATCTTTCATTTCGGATTGAAGAAACCGGTGGCGGATATACATTTGTAACTCAACCAAGATATCATCCGTGGCTTAGTATATTTCAGCATGAGAATGCGTATCGGAAACTGTCTCAGCCCGCTATTGAAACACTGGCCATTGTGGCATATCGCCAGCCCATTACCAAACCGGAAGTGGATGGAATACGAGGTGTGGATTCAGGATACATTCTTAGGCAACTATTAGAGAAAATGCTGGTAAAGGTGTCGGGCAGGGCAGACTCACCCGGAAAGCCATTACTTTACAAAACAACCAGTTACTTTTTGAAGCATTTTGGGATAAATTCTGTAGATGAACTTCCTAAACCGCGTGAGATTGACGAAATTCTGAAAGATGACGATATGGCTGAACATCGCCGGTTGCTGATGGAGCGGCAGATGGAACTTGAAGATGAGGAAGCCCGTGAACTGTTTGAAGATTTTGCTGAAGAGATTGATGAGACGAATGAAAATGGCGAGGATGGGGAAGAAGACTCAGAATCTGCCAAAGAATGAGTTTGCCGAATACTACCAATAACAAAAACGAAAAATAGAGATACAGATATGAAGAAAAGTATTTTAATACTTACTACAGTTATTTTTTCAATAGTAACGATTGGCAGTTTCCAGGTCATGGATGGCCTTTCGGGAGCCTGGGCGTTTAACGTAGAACAGACAATGCCTGAATACCGTAAGGGAAAAGTTGTATTTGAAGAGGGAGAAGAGGAAGAGTACACCGGCAGAATTGAATTTGATACCGGCCGGGTAATTAGCATCAGTTCTGTAGATGTGGAAGCTGACACCGTTACATTTAGAGCCTACGTAGATGGTGGATTGGTTACAACAATTTGCACAATTGAAGGGAATGAATTGATTGGTTCGGTGCGCACGCCGGATGGAATGTTACCCTTTGAAGCGACAAGGGAAGAATAAGAAAATCAATTCGTTTACTTGTCTGACCGCTTTGATACCTGTTTAGCGTGTTTGATGGTTGAACGGGTAGTCTTGTTGATCCTGTATATTCGCGTCAGTTTGCCCGCTGCACATACCGATTTTTAACACCAGCAGCAAAGTTTCGTCCGCCTGCCGGATTTGGTCTTTAGACAAAATAGCGTGCAGACAGTAGTATGATTTTTGGCCAATTATTTCAAAAAAGTGTTCATTTGATCATTAAGCCGGAGCCACTTGGAGAAGGCAGAAACAGAAAGGCTACATAGAACCCAAGTCCCATTTTACGGGACGACAGGCAGTAGCCCTCGGTTTTTAACCGAGGGTTTATGTCAATGCTACCTACCAAAAGTCCGCCTGGCGGACGACACCTGATCCTCGCCATAACATGCTTACAAGCAGTGCCGTACTAATTTTTACCACAGTTGTATCTTTTTAATCATGCTAAACAGATACCCGCTTTGATCGGTCTGACGGGTAGCCAGACACTTCTCTTGATCGGTGTGTAAATAGTGTGTACTTTAATACACACTTTAAAACGCTTAATGAAATTCGCTTTGTCAGAAAAAAGTTTTACAGCATCAGCTCTTTGGGATAGGCTGGGAATCGGCATCTCAGGAATGTGTGCCATTCATTGTCTTTTAGTACCGGTGCTTATAGCCGTTCTTCCTTTATGGGGGTTTACCACTGTAATGCACGAATGGCTGCACCCTATATTTATAGTACTCATTTTACCGACCATATATTTCGCCTCAAAACGGAGTCATTTTGACAAAAAGATCACGCGTCTTTTGTCGGGCGGATTTTTACTGGTTTTGATAGGCTGGTTCCCCGGGCATTTTTTTATCGGACTCTGGTTCGAAACCACTTTAACTGTTATTGGGAGTGGATTGTTAATAGCCGGACACTGGTTTAACTATCGCCATCATCAAACCTGCGATGTAAAAAAGCATAATCACCATCCCATCCTGGAAGAAGAAAATCATCCGCATCATGAAACGTCTTAACTTTACACTTGATAATACTACAGTTGGCCTGCTTCAGGAACTCGCTGATAAATTTTACAGCGGCAATAAATCTCAAACCGTGCGAGCGGCATTGGAAAGCCTTGCTTCTCACCAGGGACACGACGGCTGGGTGATTACCGGATATACACCACTTCGGATGGACCACGAGGTTAGCTGTCATACCTGTGGTAAAGAACATGATGAAGGAAAAGTACTTTTCAAACCTGTTTTTGAGCGAGGCAACAGTCCCAAGGCGATCCAGCACATTCCAAGTGAAGAGTGGGTTGAGTGTACCGCGTGCGTTGAAAAAACTTCTTGATAATCACCTGTACCTAATTTTTGATTAACCCTATAAGGAACCGAACTTAATAAATTCCTGCCATTTTGAACTTGATTCAGAATCTCCAATTGTTAATCAGTGTGGAGATACCGGATCGGGGTCCGGTATGACAAAAATGAGAATATTGATTTTCCTTACATCCTTTTTGACAGTCTCGATTCAGAGATTTGACCATTGAAGAAGCCCGAATGGGGTTTCCCAAGGGATGTCTTTGGCGCAATAAATACCCAATTATTTCTCAATAATGAATATTTGATCCATTCGGGGTCTCTCGGAATTCGCCTGCTGCCACCCCGTATTTCATGCAGGACTATATACATTCAAACCTCTTATCATGGGTTTGGGGATTCAATTCAGGAACCCTATAAAACTGTTCCTGGCGCGTTAAAAAGAACGATTCTTCTTAATTTTTAAAATGGTTAGGACAGCTGTGAGTTAGAATATTTAATATGCTCAGACGGACTTTGAAAATTTGAAAAACGTGAGACTTGAATTCCACTCCAGTTTGGATTATCTAAAAGAAACTACATACCCATGTAGTGAATGGCTTTCAAATGATAGCCATTTTTAAATAAAAACTGATGGAAGAAAACGGACAAGAACCGAAACTGATACGTGTCGTCATTGTAGAGGATAACCAATATATTCGCGAGGGATGGGAGACCATTCTGGATAGCGATTCTCAAATCGTGGTAAAGAATACATTTCGCGATTGTGAGTCGGCTCTTGAATCCGATGATATTGCCTGGTGTGATATCATTCTTTTAGACATTCAGCTTCCGGGAATTTTGGGTACAGAAGGCGTCGAGAAGTTTTTAGAGATCAATCCTAAACTCTCCATCATTATGATTTCGGTGATGGAAGATTCCCAGCATATCTTTAAAGCTCTGCAGAACGGGGCTATTGGGTATCTCATCAAAAAAGTGGGACCGGATGAACTGATCCAGGCGGTAAAAGATGCGTATGAAGGAGGTTCTCCCATGTCTCCGATTATTGCCCGAAAAGTGATCGCTTCTATGCAGACTCAACCCAAGAAAAAGAAGAAACTGGATCTTACCGACCGGGAGCAGCAGGTCTTGCGATTGTTGGCAGAAGGTAATTCCTATTCAGCTATTGCCGATAAAATCTATCTGTCTGTGGATGGTGTAGGCTATCATATCCGAAATATTTACCGGAAACTACAGGTAAACAGCAAAGCGGAAGCGGTGGCAATGGGGCTTGCAAATGGCCTAATAACGATGGCCAGGGAATAATTGTAAACTAACTGCAATTATTATTTTTTAGAAGTACTAAAAAAATGGTACTCTCTAACGGGATTTCTATTCAACACAACATGGTAAACTAAAAAAGAACAGGTGTACATCGTGAATCCAATCGTTAAGGCTGTAGAAAATAAAACGGATGCTGAGCTCATCATTAAAGACAAAACCAAAGCGAAGTCAGAATCTGTTTCTCCCCATTCAAGGAAAAAGCTTACAAATGAAAACCTGTTCGACTTAACTTTTATATCAGAGACAAAAAGCCCCATATATATTCGAATTAAGTCTATTCCCCGAGATAGTGATCTCGGAGACGGAAATGATCCTGTAATTGTTGAAGCAGGAGATCCGGAAGAAGTTGAAGATTTATAACCAAATGGTTTATTAATGATCAGGTGGATAAGCGTTGTTCTGCTTACTCTTCTTTATCCTTTAAGTGTATGTGGACAGGGTGTGCCTCTTATCCACCATTACAGTTCAGAAGAGATCGGTACCCATCCTCAAATTTGGTCTGTAACACAGGATGATTCCGGGTTTCTCTATTTTGGAAGTCAGGGAGAAACGATACAAGAATTTGACAGTGTAGATTGGGAGAGCTTACAATATAAACCCGATACAGGGGCTATTCGGTCGCTTCAGTTGTTTAATTCAAAGATCCATTGGGGCGCTGTTGGAGATTTTGGATATCTCGAAAGCGATTCATTAAATAAGTTTAGATTAGTTTCCCTGAAAAACCAGATTGACTCTACTCGCCGTTCGTTTGCTGATGTTTGGCAGATAGTTGAGTTTGATGAGAAGCTGTATCATCGCACATCGGATGCTATTTTGATATTGGAACAGGATACGGTAAAAGTTGTGGAGAGCGAAGAGAGACTCCGGGGAATTTTTAAAGCAGGCGATGAACTTTGGGTTCAACGAGAAGCCAGCGGATTAAACCGGATGGTGAATTACCAATGGAAACCCATTGAAGGGTCTGATCCATTTACCGATGATCGATTGATCGAAATACTCAAATACCCCGATTATAAACTGTTGATATTCAGAAATCACGGTTTTGTGAAATACCAAAATGGACGCTTTACTGATCTGTCCACCGGTGCAGATGACTATTTACAGGAACATTCTCTTTATAGGGCAACTGCTATCAATGAAACGGATATTGCACTGGCGTTTCTGAATGGGGGAGTGGTGGTGATGAGTAATGATGGTACGATTCAACATATTCTAACCGAAGAAAATGGACTTCCCACAAATGTAATTTATGAGGTTTATAAAGACCGGGAAGGGACACTTTGGGCAACATCATCAGACGGAGTTATAAAAATCCTGGCTAATAATCCACTTACCGCTATTCAAGAGCAAAATGGGTTTGATGGCAGTACAAAATTTATAGAGTCCTTAGAGGGTACGGTATATATTGGGTCGACCCATGGATTATTTCTTCTTGAAGATGAGAATGAAGTTCATAAACATCCCGGTATAGATGAATTGGTGTATGATGCTATTCAACTAAACGGGACTCTCTATGCTTCGTTTCCGTCCGGCTTGTTTCGAATTTTGGGTAATGAGTCTGAAAATATTCTTAAGGAGGGCAGCTACAGAAAACTGGAAATTCCCGGTAACAGCGGAAATACTTTTTTTGGAGCTCATCGGAATTCCATCGAACAGATTACCATAAGTGAACAATCCGTTGATCGTTCGGAAGTGTTATACAGCGAATCAGAAATTCGCCAGTTTTATGCAGATATCGATGGAATTTGGGCCGTTACTTTTCAAAATGAAGTTCTGTTTACCTCATTAGATGGTAATCAGACAAGAAAATACATCCCTGATATTGAGGGTGAATATTCCACCATCAGAAATATCTCTTCGATAAATGATAAGATAAGCCTGGCGACAGATGGCGGGCTATATATATTTGATAAAGAATCCGATTCATTTTTGCCAGATACCAGTTTTAATTTGTATGAATCTCCTTCCGGTAACTCAAATATTGTGACATCCCAGGTCTTTTCATTTGAGCAGTGTTCAGATGATGAAATTTGGTTTATAAGTGGCCATAAAATCAAAAGGGCGATTCGTGTAAATCATTCATGGGAAATTATTGAAAAGCCGTACAGTCTGATTGGAAATGAGGGTTCAATACAGGAGATTCATTGTAATTCTGATGGAAGTCTCTGGTTTGGCGGCTCCGAGGGGCTGTTCCATCTGTCTGATACTGATTGGAGTTACGAATCCGATTTTAACACAAACATTACCGGTGTTTTTATGCCCAACGATTCATTGATCTATGGCGGGCACGGGGAACTCCCAGATATACCAGAGTTTACATATGAAAACAATGATCTTCGTTTTACCTATGCCGCAGCCAGTTATATCGATCCGGCGCTGAATACTTATAGAATAAGGCTGCAGGGATATGATGACCAGTGGAGTGAATGGACGGAGGAAATGCAGAAAGATTATACATTTATACCGGAAGGTACCTATACATTCCAGGTTCAGGGAAAAAATGTATATGAAAAGGCCGGGAGTATCGATTCATTTACGTTTACCATTCTGCCGCCCTGGTACAGAACCATCTGGGCGTATATAGGATATTTGTTGATTGCAGGCGGAATTATTTATGGCGGCTATCGAATACGATTGAATGCCATATTAAGAGAGCAACGAATTCGCGATGGTATCGCACGGGATCTTCATGATGAATTAAGTTCAACGCTCAGTAGTATAAATTTTTTCGCGGATGCCATCAATTCCAGGAAACTTGGAGAAAAAGAGAACAATCGATTTCTGTCATTAATCACAAAATCATCCCGCGAGGCGAAAGAAAAAGTCAGTGATATTGTATGGGTTATCCACTCCGAAAACGACGATTGGACGAACCTGTTTCTGCGTTGTAAACGGTTTGCAGCCGATATGCTGGACGCACAAAATATTAAACATGAGTTTACATATCCCGATGAATTTTCGGGCCGTCCCACCATTACTGAACGCAAAAATATCTGGCTGATTTTTCGGGAGATCCTCACCAATATCGCCCGCCATTCAGAGGCTAATCATGTAGTTGTTCAGTTTCAGATGATCTCGGGAAGACTGCATATTCGAATTGAAGATGACGGCATTGGATTCGACCCGGAAAAAATAAGAAGTGACGGTTACGGAGTGCAAAATATTAAAGAGAGAGTTGAGCAATTGAATGGAGAATATAATCTAAAAACAAATCCCGGTAAGGGAACCCACTGGCTGATTAAAGTGCCGGTAGCCTGAGGCCTCTCTCCTCTGCTAATTCTATGTTCATAATTATCGCTGATACAAACAAAAACTGCATAGATATGTAGTGTTTAATGGGGGTGATGAAAGTATTTTCAATAGGAAGAGAAGAAGTTATATGCTTTTACGATATAAACCTTTCAGCCTGCAGAAATGAAAAAACTTTTAAAACATCTAAATCAACACAGATTAACAAGGGTCTTTGTGCCCGTCATCCTGGGATTGGTTGTTCTATCAGCATCCTCAATTTTTTCTTCGGGAAGTAACCATTATTTACATTTTCAAAAAGATCCATCTGCTGTGATAAAAAAATCGAAGACCCTGTCTGTAACATATGCGGTTAAAAAAAATTTTGGGCAGCATGAATCTCTTACATCGGGCGGAAGTTTTAACTGGAATTCAACATCAGAAGTTATTCCATAAACGAATAAATATGGTATTGAATACAAAACTACATAGTTATGTAGTGAGATTGGAGAAGATTAAGGATATGCTTCAGGCAGAGAATAATTCATAACCCAACCTTTAAAGTTACATAAAGCGAGGTTGTGTAGCGGGCATGGAGGTGCCTGTAAAGTGAAGGTTGGGTTAGATTTTCTCAATGGAGTTATTACGTTGGTTTTTTTGGGTAGAAAATTGCTAATCACCCATTAAACCTCTTTAACTCTATTAGCTTATCATATATGATAACGGAGAGACAAAACGGCGGACCTGATTGAGCGCAGGTCTGCCGTTGCTTTTTAAAGTAATGATCTATCCTGTCTTTGTGTTAATTCGTAAATTGTCAGTCTCACAACTTTGTAATCAATCTCAAAATCTATGCTTCTATTTGATAAGCGATTCTTTCGGGCCGTTTCAATGTTGCTTTTGACTTCTTTTTCTACGCTTGCAATGGCAGTTCAGAACGAACCTTATTTTACCAGTCATCCAACCTTAACCCCGGATGCCCAAACCATAATATTTAGCTATGAAAGTGATCTGTGGAAAGTACCGGCAGATGGAGGAATAGCTACAAGACTAACAGCAATGGATGGCGTTGAAACCCGTCCGTCTGTTTCTCCGGATGGACGATGGATTGCGTTTTCATCAAACCAGTATGGAAACCAGGATCTCTATATTATGCCGATAGAAGGAGGGGATCTGCAGCAACTTACATTCCATCAATCAACAGATGAAGTAGAAGGTTGGTCCTGGGATTCCGAAACGATCTATTTTACATCCGACCGTGAGAATCGGTTTAGTACGTGGGAAATATCAAGAGAAGGTGGAACTCCGGGCAGAATTTTTGCTCATTATCACAATACCGATCACAACCTGGCGATGCATCCAAACGGGTCGTTCTACTTTAATACCTCGTGGGAGAGTAAAAATCAGGATCACAGGAAACGATATCGCGGCGAATTTGCCCCTCAAATTGAGGTATATGATCCCGAAACGGAGCAGTACCGGGTGTTGACAGAGTTTCGCGGTAAAGATATGTGGCCAACCATTGATGAAAACGGCACAGTTTATTTTATCTCTGATGAATTAAATGGAGAGTATAATTTGTATCAGTTTAACCTGGGAGTGAAAGAACATCTGACAGAGTTTTCATCATCCATCAAATTTCCGAATGTAAGTGCGAATGGTGAGAAAGTTGTTTTTGAAAAGGATTACCAGCTTTGGATCTACCATGTTACAACGGGTGAGGCAAACAGGGTGCCGATTTCGGTGTATGGAAACAACACATTAGCCAAAGAACAGGATTTTAATGTGCAGGGAAATATCACGGCATTTGATCTATCACCTGATAAAGAGAAGTTGGCGTTTTCATCAAGAGGAGAACTGTTTATTTCTGACGCAGAAGGTAAATTTGTGCGAAAACTGCCAACAAGTGTGGATGGCCGCGTGAAGGAAGTTCTTTGGATGAACGATAACAAAACCATCCTGTTCAATCAGACAAAAGACGGATATCAAAATCTGTTTACTATCTCGGCTAATGGTGCATCAGGGGAAATCCAGGTTACGGATGAGATGCAAAATAATCGATCTGTTTCCCTAAACAGTGACCGGACAAAAGCTGTATATCTGAGTGGAAGAGGTGAAGTTCGAATCATGGATCTACAATCGTACGAGAGCGAAACTGTAGTTGTAGATGAAATTTGGGACCTCTTTTCTTCGCCTCCAATTTTCTCTCCCAATGATACCTTTATCGTTTACACGGCTTTCAGAAATTTCGAACAGAATCTGTATCTCTATGATATTGAAAACGAATCGGTTATTACAATAACTGATACCTTTGTCTCAGAGACAAATCCGGTATGGTCTCCCGATGGGAAATATATCTACTTCCAGACCAATCGAACCCAGCCAAACTATCCGTACGGTCCACAAGAAACAGATATCTATCGAATAGCCTTAGATTTGATTGAACCAGAATTTCGGTCGGAACAAGTAGATAAACTGTTTGAGGAAACCGAAGATGAAGGGACAAATGATGAAAATGGAAACGGTGAAGAACCTGAAGAAGATAGTATTGAAATAACCATCCGGGAAGAGGGACTGCGGGACAGATGGGAGCAGGTTGGAACACAGTTCGGTACACAAACAACACCGCAAATTTTTAAAAAAGGTGAGAAGACATACCTGCTTTACAGGTCGAACCACTCCCAGGGAGACACCAGTTGGTGGAAAACGGTATTTGAACCTTTTGAAACTCCTAAAACTGAGAAAATTGATGGAACCGAGATGGAATCAAGTGGGGTTTTGAATGTGGATGATTCTTACTGGGTGCTCCTGAATGGTGATATCCACACAATGAATATTGAATCCGGCAGTGTTGAAAAGATTGAGATCACTCACACGTTTCGGCGGAATCTTCGGGATGAGTTCAACCAGATGTTTGATGAAATGTGGGCAAACCTGGAAGAGAATTTTTACAGCAGCGATTTTCATGGCGAAAACTGGGAGTCTGTTCGCAATTATTACCGGCAATTTTTGCCGCATGTGCGTACAAGAAGCAATCTGAGAGAGCTGCTGAATGATATGGTTGGAGAGCTGAACTCTTCACATCTTGGTTTTTATTCATCGGGGGATGAAGAAGATCTCTATTATGGAAGTTCATCCCTGGCGACCGGTATCTTGTTTGAGGATGATGATCCCTATATCGTTCAACGGGTCGTCGATCAATCGCCAGCCTGGCAAACAGATGGAGAGGTTCAGCCCGGCGATCAGTTAATAAAAGTGAATGGATTGGAGGTTGATCCATCACAAAACAGGGAGTATTATTTTACAAAACCATCCATGGACGAGGAGATGATTTTGACATTTCGCCGTGGATCAGCCAATCATGAAGTAAAACTAAAACCAAGCTCTTATACCTCTGTTCGGGATGATATATATGAGGAGTGGATTGGCCAACGTCAGCAAATTGTTGATGAACAATCTGACGAAAGAATTGCTTATATCCATATGAAAAATATGGGAGGCGGTGAACTGGAGAATTTTAAAGAAGAGATGGTTTCTGAGGGTGAACAGCGGGATGCTTTAATTCTCGATCTGCGATATAATACCGGTGGAAATGTCCATGATGATGTTCTCCGGTTTCTCTCACAACGACCTTACCTGCAATGGGGATACAGGGAAGGCGAGTTAACAACTCAATCGAATTTTACTCCGGCCTCTAAACCGATCGTTCTGCTTGTAAATGAACAATCTCTGAGCGATGCTGAACTGACCGCCCAGGGATTTAAGGAACTCGGCCTGGGAACAATTATCGGTACAGAAACCTATCGGTGGATAATTTTTACCTCCGGAAAGAGACTGGTTGATGGTTCCTTCTACCGTTTACCTTCATGGGGTGTTTACACACTCGGTGGCGAAAACCTTGAAAAAACAGGAGTTGATCCGGATATCTATCTAAAAAATACATTCAAAGATCGCTTAGAGGGAGAAGATCCGCAGCTTCAATTAGCTATTGAGCACGTTATGCAGGAATTGAATGAGCAGAAACCTTAAATAGGTAATTTTTTATTCCTATTGTATAAAGTCGGTAAATCTTGTTTTTTTGGGAGAGTTGATTTTGAATTTTACAGATTGCAAAAAGAATGACCTTTGAAATAGCTTTTGTATTTCTGCTGTTGGTTGTAGCCGTTTTTCTCTTCATTACCGACTATGTAACCTTCGATGTTACAGCTATTATCATAATGGCGTGCCTTTTAGGATCGGGTATTCTTACACCTACAGAAGGCCTCTCGGGATTTAGTAATCCAGCTACCGTTACTGTGGCAGCAATGTTTGTATTAAGTGAGGGGATGAGGCGAACCGGTATACTAAATACCGCAGGTGATTTCTTTTCAGAGAAGATGCAGCAGAATTTTAACTACTGGTTTTTTGCACTTCTTCTTTTCATTTGTGTGATTTCTGCATTTATCAATAACACGGCGGCCGTTGCAATTTTTATTCCCGTGATTATGGGAATTGCCTCAAAAGTTGGAGTGAGTCCCTCCCGAATGCTAATGCCACTCTCTTTTGCCGGAATGATCGGTGGAACTACAACACTGATTGGTACATCCACAAACATCCTGGTAAGCTCAATTGCTGTAGATAGGGGGATGAGTGCAATCAGTATGTTTGAGCTGACTCCAATGGGGCTCATCTTTATTGTATCAGGTTTTATTTTTCTCTTTACAGTTGGGATAAAGATGATTCCTGAGCGTAGAAAAGAGGAGGAGCTGACCAAAGAGTATGAGATGCAGCATTATCTTACAGATATTAAAATTAATGATGATTCTTCACTCGTAGGCACATACCTGGATGAAGAAGATTTAACAAAAAACCTGGATTTGGATGTGATTCGGGTTTTTAAACAGAACGATGATTCATCAGCAAAAAGGAATCAAATCAAGATTGAGGGCGGAGATATTTTACGAATCCGCGGAAATGTAGACGAGATGAAAAAGTTGATGAAAAGTGAAGATGTTTCACTGCTTCCCTCAAGAGAATGGATGGATAAAGACCTTGAACACGGCCGCGATGCGATTGTTGAGGCCGTTATTGCACCTGAATCATCCCTTGTAAAAACAAAACTGGGAGACTTTCCTTTCTATGAAAATATTGGGGCAGTGCCACTGGCTATTCGTCAGCGGGGAGAAGTTAAGCATGATGACTTAGCAGATATAGAGCTTTCAGGAGGAGATTCAATCTTGTTGAGTATGAGTACTGAGAGATCAGCAGAGCTTGAAGATGAACCGGCATTTGTGTTGGTTTCAAAAATCGACACCATCTTGTATCGCGAGGAAAAAACATATTGGGCACTTGGAATCCTGGCGGGTGTGGTATCAACAGCTGCTTTGGGTATTACTTCTATTGTAATAAGTGCCGTGATTGGAGTGATCCTAATGATTTTAACGGGGTGTCTTCGAACGGACGAAGCATACGAGGCAATTAACTGGAAGGTTGTAATGCTTCTTGCCGGAGTGTTGCCGTTGGGCACAGCAATGGATAAGACCGGTGCCGCTGAATTAATGGCCACAGGTATGGTGGATACACTTGCAACATTTGGCCCAACGATATTGATGTCCGGCTTTTTTCTGCTAACGCTTATCATCACTGCTGTTATGTCTAATAATGCATCGGCAGCTCTTCTGGCACCCATCGCAATTGAGGCTGCGTCAACCATCAATGTAAACCCGCAAGCTTTCTTGTATGCTGTTACATTTGCTGCTTCACTCAGCCTGATTACTCCATTCGGATATCAGACAAATACCATGATTTACGGGCCGGGCCACTATACAATAAAAGATTTTTTCAAAATCGGACTCCCTCTCAATATCATTTTTTGGATTCTTGCAACAATCTTTATCCCCATGATATGGCCGTTTTAAGTGATATTTTATAATCTCTGATCAAAGCTAAATGGTGTGATATTGTGAACTTTTACCTTAGAAAATTCAGCGTGCTGCGGATTGATCAGAATATTGGTTTC is a genomic window of Balneolaceae bacterium containing:
- a CDS encoding SLC13 family permease, which codes for MTFEIAFVFLLLVVAVFLFITDYVTFDVTAIIIMACLLGSGILTPTEGLSGFSNPATVTVAAMFVLSEGMRRTGILNTAGDFFSEKMQQNFNYWFFALLLFICVISAFINNTAAVAIFIPVIMGIASKVGVSPSRMLMPLSFAGMIGGTTTLIGTSTNILVSSIAVDRGMSAISMFELTPMGLIFIVSGFIFLFTVGIKMIPERRKEEELTKEYEMQHYLTDIKINDDSSLVGTYLDEEDLTKNLDLDVIRVFKQNDDSSAKRNQIKIEGGDILRIRGNVDEMKKLMKSEDVSLLPSREWMDKDLEHGRDAIVEAVIAPESSLVKTKLGDFPFYENIGAVPLAIRQRGEVKHDDLADIELSGGDSILLSMSTERSAELEDEPAFVLVSKIDTILYREEKTYWALGILAGVVSTAALGITSIVISAVIGVILMILTGCLRTDEAYEAINWKVVMLLAGVLPLGTAMDKTGAAELMATGMVDTLATFGPTILMSGFFLLTLIITAVMSNNASAALLAPIAIEAASTINVNPQAFLYAVTFAASLSLITPFGYQTNTMIYGPGHYTIKDFFKIGLPLNIIFWILATIFIPMIWPF